The Lasioglossum baleicum chromosome 7, iyLasBale1, whole genome shotgun sequence genomic sequence TTGGTCGACCCGAATGCAAAAGTTCCAGTGAAAGTGGTCGCAAGAACTTTCGCGTCCGGAAAAACGGAAAAGCTCGTCTATCAGTGCCTCGCTGAATTAGGCCTACCCAGTGGGAAGGTGCGTTGCACCTTGATTGATTGACAAACGTGTTCCACAAAAAGCTGTCAgtcaaaaatgtttttatcataaCCACTTATGATGATgaacgattttgatgaaacactTTCAGAAATATTGTTGTGCTTATCGCAATGGGTTATTCCACGTGCAATCGAACACATTTCAGAATACTGTTTCGGATTATGTTCAAATCTAGAAATCCTCAAAGGATTTTTCgaaatctcaaaaattgttGGTTTCACTAATTACTCGCATGTAGTACTGACAAcctcaaaactttaaatttagtacTTCAAGCATACACaaaattgtattgaataaaattttatttatgtcGGAGTCATATGAAGTTCCATGTAACCAAGTTATGTAGAAAATGGAGTGCGAGTACTGAAGATTAAGTTAGAACGGCCAGCTAACAAATTGATGAAAAGGAATTGTCTTGATTTTCGCGGATCGCTTGAGGGGTGAAATTTCATCTCCTCGTTTTACTCACGAGTTCATAAGATCCGTTTACGCGTAGGTTTTGATTGTACGATCGTTGCGACCATTTCATACGGGTTCTTCCCGTTCTTTCCGCAATAAATCGACGATTCTAAATTTCCAGAATGACGTGATCGAGCCGAACGACTTCACCTTCGACGTGTTCTACGCGCTTTACCATAAAATCTGTCCGCGGAACGACATAGAGGAACTGTTCCAGTCCATGTGAGTAGAAGGATCGCGTGGATAATGGGTGGATCGGTGGCGCGATGATAACGATCATTCGTTTTCTTGGTGGGGTTCCAGCACCCAAGGCAAAGCAGACACAATCAATCTGGAGCAACTGGTCACGTTCCTGAATGAGAAGCAACGGGATCCAACGTTGAACGAGATCCTCTATCCGCTGTACGACGAGAAGAGGGCTGTGGAGATCATAAAGGACTACGAGCAGAACGAGACGGCGCGCAATCAAAGTAAGAATTCCATTGGCAGTGTTTCCGAAACGCTTTCCAGGGCTGCAGGGAGAACGACCCGTTGCCAACGACGTATATTCCGGGAAATACAGGGTTATcaacgaatcgtgatcagtagagattactctgtcattggtagactgcggatctttatacatttatagcaaaattgtggaaaaatttaaaaaattgaagatgtcaatatatgatttctcctctatgaaaatcattaagggaagaaataacattaaatGTGTATTATTCTgcgtaaaaatctgcagtctagttattagcagtccgatcgaaaatgtttttatcagatgTAGCATGGTTTCGAGGGATTTTTCACGCGATTAAAACTGTACACCTATTATTTTTCAAGAGCCTCACGCTCGCAGGAAAAGTCCACCACCCTCATCCTCGATGTTTGATTCAGTTAGTACCTGCGAAACGTCCTTTCAGAAGCAATCACGTCCTTTCAGAAACAATGACGAAGGACGGTTTCATAAGGTACCTGATGTCCGACGAGAACGCGCCGGTTTTCTTGGACCGACTGGACGTCTACATGGATATGGACCAACCGTTGGCACACTATTACATCAACTCCAGCCATAACACGTACTTGAGCGGCAGGCAATTTGGCGGCAGGAGCAGCGTAGAGATGTACCGACAGGTGTTGCTAGCTGGTTGTAGGTGCGTGGGTGTCAGCTATCCGTCAGTGAATCAGTCAATCCGAAAATACAACTATCAGAGCTGCTGTATATTTTCAACACCGCAAAGAGTGCTAGCATGTTGATTCGATTTCATAACTGACCGGTTTACAGTGGGATATCTCGTCCGAAAAACAGGCTAATTTTAGCATTTGTGTGTTTACGAATTACTATGTACAAAATTTGAGAacagattttttttataaacgaTGAAGATCGAGCTTTCGAACGACAATAGGTTCGGCTTTGTAGTATTGTAGCTGGTGCCAAGACGAGTCCAACGACCTACTGTACTATTGTTTTAACGATTTGTACTATTGTTATCCCTCTGAGACGAGCTGGCTTCTAGTCCTTTGTTTCGGGTCACGACTGATCAACCTCGTTACTaccttttgcaagtcaagtACACCCTTTTCACCAATTTCTCCCATTTAGAATAttgaaaatgaattatttctatattgaattaataaaattttgcactccaaattcacccttttgcaagtcaaatacaCCCTTTTCACCAATTTCTCCTATttagaatattgaaaattaattatttctttattgaattaataaaattttgcactccaaattcacacttttgcaagtcaaatacaCCCTTCTCACCAATTTTACcctttaagaatattgaaaattaattatttccttattaaattaataaaattttacattacatttgatttgacattttttgcaaaaactttctttaaaatgctttatttgtaaaaggttgaactTCATTTGCGAGAAGGTGAAATTTTGATTTGCGCAAGGTTGAATTTGACtggcaaaagggtgaatttggagtgcaataCATACAATAATATTTCCACCGAAAGATGCGTGGAGCTGGACTGCTGGGACGGCAAAGGGGAAGACGAGGAGCCCATAATCACTCACGGCAAGGCCATGTGCACGGACATCTTATTCAAAGACGTGATATACGCGGTGAGGGACACCGCGTTCGTCACGTCCGAGTACCCGGTGATCCTCAGCTTTGAGAACCACTGCACCAAGAAGCAACAGTACAAATTAGCTAAATACTGCGACGAGATTCTAGGTGACTTGTTGCTGAAGGAGTCCCTCAAAGAATATCCCGTGAGTAACTCATTTGTTATCGGCAGTTATCATCGTTCACCTCGCACGGAGACACAGAAAGTTCCACGGACAATGCTTGTTCCACAATTTTTTGACGTCCGCCGATGAGAGAGTCCGATAACTAGGGGAGCACCTACGTCAATCGGAGTCTAGATTCCGATCGGTAAACACGCCGCTACACTGATATCAGATCGAAGTTATCTTCGTCGGGCATACGGTGCACTATATTCGTCGCGATTAGATTAAACGCGTACAGAAAGCGTGATAGACTAGCCAATAAGCCAGCTAGATATTTTAATAACGTGTTAgttattaaagttattaaaaacatttgttatgtcatcactagactgtggatctttatgagaaataaaaaatgttcgaattgattgcaggacacaggagccaaataagaattgtattcttcttttaatcatcctattaagctgaaataatattaaatatttttaacatgtccactgctttaagttGTACCTGGCCATTttcgtcatgaatgcataaaatcaggcAAGACACAGCAACCAAATAGAaagttcttccttttttttaattatcttattaagctgaaaccaatgcactgatgtccttaaatctttttactatgtccactgctttatattgtacgtacccatttttgtcataagtgcataaaatccgcagtctagtcatcacaaaTAAAATAGATGTTTAGGTGACTACATTTAGgtggactttataacaattttcaacttgtaaaataattttatgtcGCGCCGCGACGACAACAGCTGGAGCCGGGCGTGCCGCTGCCACCCCCGAGTATGCTGAAGCGGAAAATCCTAATCAAGAACAAACGCCTGAAACCGGAAGTGGAGAAGCAGGAGCTGGAGCTGTTCTGGCAGGGCCAGTTCGTTATCGAAGACGAGGTGAAAGAGGACGCCAGCGCTCTGTCACTGGTCGCCGCGGTAGTCGAGCAACAATCGGTAAAGGTAACCCTCATAACCAAGCATGGTCACCCTGATCTCCTTCCTCAACAATGCCACAAGATTATTCCATGTTTTTTCACGAAACTCGTGTTTCCAGGAGGAAGCTGCTGTGCCCGAAGCTATCATTGTCGCAACCACCACCGCTATCCAACCGCAGGCTGGCTCTGCGCCGGTGTTAGGAGCTGACAGTTTAGAGTTGACAGTGTCCCCACCGTACACCGGAAGCACCACCAACGTCCATCCGTGGCTCTCGTCCATGGTTAACTACGCCCAACCCATCAAGTTCCCTGGTTTCGACGTTGCAGAACGTAATAAACCTTTCTTGACACacttaattattttctaaaacATTGGAAATATTTTTCTCAGAAAATTAAAAGTGTATATTGATggtttttttattacaaataattcaATCGATTGCATCTTGAATAATCAAACGCATGGACCACAGTATTTCTTTATTACACAGGGCGGTCCACCTAAATGTAGCGAGTTAAATATCTCCTGTGGGTGTGAtgactagaccgcggatgtttatgcaattttcaatttttttatacgcgttttaagaaagtggaataaaatgcaatcttatttccagtggtagtagTTTTTGCAGATctcaaaataataaaaattctactaaattctgtcaaatcttATACTCCacccttttttggaaattttcagaaGTCATATATGGTGtataccctgtatattttcttgAGACATTAGTCCTTTCACGTTAATTGTTTGAAACCATTACGTTGTTCAATAGTCACATACTGAAACTGTAGTACGAGATAACtgctattaataatatttattcgttCCACAAATGAAACAATCGACATTCACGGTAACAAAATGGATACGACACTTGACGCGTCGGCGCGATGATACATCAATGTCGAATCGCGTCGCATTAAAACGATCGATTTGATTCGCAGAGAAGAACATTCATCACAATATGTCTTCCTTCGCGGAAACCGCTGGCCTGAATTACCTGAAAACGCAAGCCATCGAGTTCGTCAATTACAACAAACGGCAAATGAGCCGGATTTATCCGAAAGGTACCCGGGCGGACTCATCGAATTACATGCCACAGGTAATTCTGGGTACACCGAAACCGAAGGAAACACCGCGCCGGAACGGTTTCGTTTAACGATCGATAATTGGAAACAGGTCTTCTGGAACGCTGGCTGTCAAATGGTGTCATTGAATTTCCAAACCGCGGATCTGCCGATGCAACTGAATCAGGGGAAATTCGAATACAACGGATCGTCGGGTTACCTTCTGAAGCCGGACTTCATGAGAAGGGCCGATCGAAGCTTTGATCCTTTCGCTGAGAGTCCTGTGGATGGTGTTATCGCGACGCAATGCAGCGTTCAGGTATTTTGCACAATCCTCTTTGAGAGCCCATTCAGACACGACGGGAAACCGCACGTTTTATTTTTGTCTTCGATTGTTTGACCGCGCGGACACGTGTAAACGAATACAAagacgctaatgta encodes the following:
- the LOC143210705 gene encoding 1-phosphatidylinositol 4,5-bisphosphate phosphodiesterase isoform X4 — encoded protein: MTKRFEFNWQIEVPLPLRRGCVFDRWSEEKDNTELEVDCMFKVDEYGFFIYWQSVGRDGDVIELCQVSDIRAGGLPKDPKLLDKLLTKHGEQLDEKSLTICSGADYTNINYQHVVCPDPATAKIWLDGTRSITHNVKANNVCPLTCLKKHWMRLRMLVDPNAKVPVKVVARTFASGKTEKLVYQCLAELGLPSGKNDVIEPNDFTFDVFYALYHKICPRNDIEELFQSITQGKADTINLEQLVTFLNEKQRDPTLNEILYPLYDEKRAVEIIKDYEQNETARNQKTMTKDGFIRYLMSDENAPVFLDRLDVYMDMDQPLAHYYINSSHNTYLSGRQFGGRSSVEMYRQVLLAGCRCVELDCWDGKGEDEEPIITHGKAMCTDILFKDVIYAVRDTAFVTSEYPVILSFENHCTKKQQYKLAKYCDEILGDLLLKESLKEYPLEPGVPLPPPSMLKRKILIKNKRLKPEVEKQELELFWQGQFVIEDEVKEDASALSLVAAVVEQQSVKEEAAVPEAIIVATTTAIQPQAGSAPVLGADSLELTVSPPYTGSTTNVHPWLSSMVNYAQPIKFPGFDVAEQKNIHHNMSSFAETAGLNYLKTQAIEFVNYNKRQMSRIYPKGTRADSSNYMPQVFWNAGCQMVSLNFQTADLPMQLNQGKFEYNGSSGYLLKPDFMRRADRSFDPFAESPVDGVIATQCSVQVIAGQFLSDKKVGTYVEVEMYGLPTDTIRKEFRTRVVPANGLNPVYNEEPFLFRKVVLPDLAALRFAVYDESNGRLLGQRIVPLDGLQSGYRHIALRTEANFPMSLPMLFCNIEIKIYVPDGYEGLMDALTAPRSYKKPEGMSQNKMKGLGIEKSDSKGNDSAPAHHREPPKPRDTRWFGPNSATLPRIANIRIILDIIRCRFRSEFRERRCQKWTADFISS